A genomic segment from Triticum dicoccoides isolate Atlit2015 ecotype Zavitan chromosome 1A, WEW_v2.0, whole genome shotgun sequence encodes:
- the LOC119363398 gene encoding metal tolerance protein 1-like: MDSHNSTLLHVPEVTMDISSASGAAGNKVCRGAACDFSDASNTSKDSKERSASMKKLLIAVILCVIFMAVEVVGGIKANSLAILTDAAHLLSDVAAFAISLFSLWAAGWEATPQQSYGFFRIEILGALVSIQLIWLLAGILVYEAIMRLINESGEVQGSLMFAVSAFGLFVNIIMAVLLGHDHGHGGHGHSHGHSHDHDHGNSEDDHSHHGDHEQGHVHHHEHSHGTSITVTTNHHSHSSTGQHQDVEQPLLKHDGDCESAQPGAKPAKKPRRNINVHSAYLHVIGDSIQSIGVMIGGALIWYKPEWKIIDLICTLIFSVIVLFTTIKMIRNILEVLMESTPREIDATRLESGLRKMEGVIAVHELHIWAITVGKVLLACHVTITQDADADKMLDKVIGYIKAEYNISHVTIQIERE, translated from the coding sequence ATGGACAGCCATAATTCTACACTGCTCCATGTTCCTGAAGTAACCATGGACATCTCATCCGCTTCTGGAGCAGCTGGGAACAAAGTTTGCAGAGGTGCTGCTTGCGACTTTTCTGATGCCAGTAACACCTCGAAAGATTCAAAGGAGAGGTCTGCATCCATGAAGAAGCTCCTAATTGCTGTGATCCTTTGTGTTATATTCATGGCGGTTGAAGTGGTTGGAGGCATCAAAGCAAACAGTCTTGCAATCTTGACTGATGCTGCCCATCTCCTTTCGGATGTTGCAGCCTTTGCCATATCTTTGTTCTCCCTATGGGCAGCTGGTTGGGAAGCGACACCTCAGCAGTCATATGGATTTTTCCGTATAGAGATTCTTGGGGCATTGGTTTCCATTCAGCTTATATGGCTCCTTGCTGGCATACTTGTCTACGAAGCTATTATGAGGCTCATTAATGAAAGCGGCGAGGTACAGGGCTCCCTCATGTTTGCTGTATCAGCTTTTGGTTTGTTTGTTAACATCATAATGGCAGTGTTGCTTGGTCATGACCATGGGCACGGTGGACATGGGCACAGCCATGGACATTCACATGACCACGATCATGGTAACTCAGAGGATGACCATTCCCATCATGGAGATCATGAGCAGGGCCATGTACATCACCATGAGCACAGCCATGGTACTTCTATTACCGTTACAACTAATCATCACTCTCATTCGAGCACTGGACAACATCAGGATGTTGAGCAACCATTGCTTAAACATGATGGTGATTGTGAGAGTGCCCAGCCTGGAGCCAAGCCTGCTAAGAAGCCTCGTCGCAATATCAATGTTCACAGTGCCTATCTGCACGTAATTGGGGACTCCATCCAGAGCATTGGCGTAATGATTGGAGGGGCTCTCATCTGGTACAAGCCCGAATGGAAGATTATTGATCTCATATGCACCCTCATCTTCTCTGTGATTGTACTGTTCACCACAATCAAGATGATCCGGAACATACTTGAGGTCCTTATGGAGAGCACGCCCCGCGAGATTGATGCCACCAGGCTTGAGAGTGGTCTCCGTAAGATGGAAGGTGTGATTGCTGTCCATGAGCTGCACATCTGGGCTATCACAGTGGGGAAGGTGCTCTTGGCATGCCATGTGACGATCACGCAGGATGCGGATGCTGATAAAATGCTTGACAAGGTCATTGGGTACATCAAGGCAGAGTACAACATCAGTCATGTGACCATTCAGATTGAGCGAGAGTAA